A genome region from bacterium includes the following:
- a CDS encoding FAD/NAD(P)-binding protein: MENIYRPKVLEIIEIFKETPDIKTFRLGADISYMPGQFGLYSVFGEGEATFCIASSPTQKGYIECTVKRIGKVTDALHSLDVDDKIGFRGPYGNSFPIDVLKGKNLLFIGGGIGLAPLRSLLLYCLDKREDFGEITLLYGARSVNDLVYKRELEELKEKINLVLTVDPGGEKEGWTGKIGFVPKVLEELSLKAENCFVITCGPPIMIKFVCASLENLGFSEDKIITTLEMKMKCGIGKCGRCNIGKTYVCKDGPVFSLKEIKEMPDEF, translated from the coding sequence ATGGAAAATATATATAGACCAAAGGTTTTGGAGATTATTGAGATATTTAAGGAAACACCTGATATCAAGACATTCAGGCTTGGTGCGGATATTTCCTATATGCCGGGTCAATTTGGGCTATATTCTGTATTTGGTGAGGGAGAGGCTACATTTTGCATTGCCTCATCGCCTACCCAAAAGGGTTATATTGAATGCACAGTAAAAAGAATAGGGAAGGTTACAGATGCCTTACATAGCCTTGATGTAGATGATAAGATTGGTTTTAGAGGACCATATGGCAATTCATTTCCTATTGATGTGCTTAAAGGAAAAAATCTATTGTTTATTGGCGGTGGGATTGGATTAGCACCCCTTCGTTCTTTGCTCTTATATTGCCTGGACAAAAGGGAAGATTTTGGCGAAATAACCTTGCTTTATGGAGCAAGGAGCGTGAATGACCTGGTTTATAAGAGAGAGCTTGAGGAATTAAAAGAAAAAATAAACCTTGTTTTAACCGTTGACCCTGGTGGAGAAAAAGAGGGTTGGACTGGAAAAATAGGCTTTGTTCCAAAGGTATTGGAGGAATTATCTTTAAAGGCAGAAAATTGTTTTGTTATTACCTGTGGGCCTCCTATAATGATAAAATTTGTTTGTGCTTCATTAGAAAATCTTGGATTTTCAGAGGATAAAATTATAACAACCCTTGAGATGAAGATGAAATGTGGGATTGGCAAATGTGGAAGGTGTAATATTGGAAAAACCTATGTCTGCAAGGATGGCCCTGTATTCAGCCTGAAGGAGATAAAGGAGATGCCAGATGAATTCTAA
- the serS gene encoding serine--tRNA ligase, giving the protein MLEIKFIRENFEAVKEALEKRGYSLNILNDFNEYDKQRRDFIQKRDKEREKRNIIQERINRGEKGLIEETKSLSLKIKEYEEGLRSIEESLDEILYLLPNIPHSSVPYGKGSEDNVEIRRWGEIKEFPFKPKGHWEIGEILGILDAKRATKLSGSRFSLYMGKGALLERALINFMLNLHTKENSYNEISPPFLVSSKTMTGTGQLPKFSDDLFKCEGSDLWLVPTAEVPLTNIHSDEILEDYALPLLYTAYTPCFRKEAGTYGKETRGLIRQHQFDKVELVRISKPEDSYSELEVLLSDACKVLEKLKLPYRVVSLCTGDLGFSASKTYDIEVWMPGMDKFVEISSCSNFTDFQARRCNIKYRSRESGVGSRESKVRYIHTLNGSGLAVGRTFAAILENYQTSDGRVIIPNVLKPYVGEERI; this is encoded by the coding sequence ATGTTAGAGATAAAATTTATAAGGGAAAATTTTGAGGCTGTAAAGGAGGCATTAGAAAAAAGAGGGTATTCTTTAAATATTCTTAATGACTTTAATGAATATGATAAACAAAGAAGGGATTTTATTCAAAAAAGGGATAAAGAGAGGGAAAAAAGAAACATCATCCAGGAGAGGATAAACAGGGGAGAAAAAGGGCTAATTGAAGAAACAAAGAGTTTATCCTTAAAGATAAAGGAATATGAGGAAGGATTAAGGAGCATAGAGGAATCTCTGGATGAGATTTTATATTTACTACCAAATATTCCGCATTCATCCGTTCCTTATGGAAAAGGTTCTGAAGATAATGTTGAAATAAGAAGATGGGGAGAGATAAAGGAATTTCCATTTAAACCAAAAGGGCATTGGGAAATTGGAGAAATCCTTGGGATATTAGATGCAAAAAGGGCAACAAAATTATCTGGCTCAAGGTTTTCTCTTTATATGGGAAAAGGAGCTTTGCTTGAAAGGGCTTTGATAAACTTTATGCTAAACCTTCATACAAAAGAAAATAGTTATAATGAGATTTCGCCACCATTCCTTGTTTCTTCAAAGACAATGACAGGAACAGGACAGCTTCCAAAATTTTCTGATGACCTGTTTAAATGCGAAGGCTCTGACCTCTGGCTTGTCCCAACCGCAGAGGTTCCCCTTACAAACATACATTCTGATGAAATATTAGAAGATTATGCCCTGCCTTTGTTATATACCGCCTATACACCCTGCTTTAGAAAGGAGGCTGGAACCTATGGAAAGGAGACAAGGGGCTTAATAAGACAGCATCAATTTGATAAGGTTGAGCTTGTTAGAATAAGCAAACCAGAGGATTCATATTCAGAGCTTGAGGTTCTATTGTCCGATGCTTGTAAAGTATTGGAAAAATTGAAATTGCCATACAGGGTTGTTAGCCTATGCACAGGAGACCTTGGTTTTTCTGCATCAAAGACATATGATATTGAGGTATGGATGCCTGGAATGGATAAATTTGTTGAAATATCCTCCTGCTCTAATTTTACCGATTTCCAAGCAAGAAGATGCAATATAAAGTATAGGAGTCGGGAGTCGGGAGTCGGGAGTCGGGAGTCAAAGGTTAGATATATTCATACCCTGAATGGTTCAGGTTTGGCTGTTGGAAGAACATTTGCGGCAATCTTGGAAAATTATCAAACAAGCGATGGAAGGGTAATTATTCCTAATGTTTTAAAACCATATGTAGGAGAAGAGAGGATATGA
- the coaBC gene encoding bifunctional phosphopantothenoylcysteine decarboxylase/phosphopantothenate--cysteine ligase CoaBC — MNSNIILGITGSIAAYKACELIRALKSLGCNIHPVMTRQAKKFISPLTIATLSENPVAIKPSFHIEHIKKCDLIIIAPCTGNIIGKIAQGIADDLLTSIALAMKAPLLIAPAMNEGMYLNPITQRNIKILKENGVIIIEPEKGKLAKGEGYGRLADVDVIVKEAMSLLEISKIASLKKVLITAGGTIEPIDPIRFISNRSSGLMGHSLASRFSLFGADVSLITTTDIPTLSSIKRYQVKTASDMKKMVDELFDNCDIFISTAAVCDFKPEKKAKEKIKDKEITLKLTRNPDILKGVGKRKKHQKIIGFSVDTENREDNAKKKLKEKNLDMIVLCTIDDMGRETIIPKILYKDGNIEEFSEISKTEFATCLIKRVWGSEGLKSL; from the coding sequence ATGAATTCTAATATAATCCTTGGAATAACGGGAAGCATTGCCGCATATAAGGCTTGCGAGCTTATAAGAGCTCTTAAAAGCCTAGGATGTAATATTCATCCTGTAATGACAAGACAGGCCAAGAAATTTATCAGTCCACTTACAATTGCAACCCTGTCAGAAAACCCTGTAGCGATAAAGCCCTCATTCCACATCGAGCATATAAAAAAATGCGATTTGATAATTATTGCACCTTGCACAGGAAATATTATAGGAAAAATTGCACAAGGCATCGCAGATGATCTCTTAACAAGCATTGCTTTGGCAATGAAAGCACCTCTTTTGATTGCACCAGCAATGAATGAGGGGATGTATCTAAATCCTATAACACAAAGGAATATTAAGATTTTGAAGGAGAACGGCGTAATTATAATAGAGCCAGAAAAGGGGAAATTGGCAAAAGGTGAAGGTTATGGAAGGCTTGCTGATGTTGATGTAATAGTTAAGGAGGCAATGTCTCTTCTTGAAATAAGCAAAATTGCCTCTTTAAAAAAGGTTTTAATAACAGCAGGTGGAACAATTGAACCAATAGACCCGATAAGGTTTATCTCAAATCGCTCATCAGGTCTTATGGGGCATTCCCTGGCAAGCAGATTTTCTTTATTTGGAGCCGATGTAAGCCTAATAACCACAACAGATATTCCTACTCTGTCATCTATAAAAAGATACCAGGTAAAAACAGCCTCTGATATGAAAAAAATGGTTGATGAATTATTTGATAATTGCGATATTTTTATCTCAACCGCCGCTGTTTGTGATTTTAAGCCAGAGAAAAAAGCAAAAGAGAAAATAAAGGATAAAGAAATTACCTTAAAACTTACAAGAAATCCTGACATTTTAAAGGGGGTTGGAAAAAGAAAAAAGCATCAAAAAATTATTGGATTCTCTGTTGATACGGAAAATAGAGAAGATAATGCAAAAAAGAAATTAAAAGAAAAAAACCTTGATATGATTGTTCTTTGCACAATTGATGATATGGGAAGAGAAACAATCATCCCAAAAATCCTTTACAAGGATGGAAACATTGAGGAATTTAGCGAAATCTCAAAAACAGAATTTGCCACCTGCCTTATTAAAAGAGTCTGGGGGTCAGAGGGTCTAAAGAGTCTATGA
- the aroE gene encoding shikimate dehydrogenase — protein MQITGKTKVVGLIGYPVKHTFSPIIHNACFSHLNMDWVYLPFKVKPEGLKDAIYGLSALGVVGVNVTIPHKIEAMSHLTEIDEKAKMIGAVNTILFKEDERLGFNTDGEGFIASIKDFSLKGKNVLLVGCGGAGRAIGVSLADEGLSKLSISDISKDRENSLFNLIKDNFNCNVEAFDGKAELYDLIINASPLGMKEDDPIPIELSFIQKGQIVYDIIYNPPKTRLLIEAEKRGAKIINGIEMLIHQGARSFEIWSGVYPPIEVMRRVISQESGGGDQESK, from the coding sequence ATGCAAATAACAGGAAAGACAAAGGTTGTTGGGCTTATTGGATACCCTGTGAAACACACATTTTCTCCGATAATACACAATGCTTGCTTTTCACATCTTAATATGGATTGGGTATATTTGCCATTCAAGGTAAAGCCAGAAGGTCTTAAGGATGCAATATATGGCCTTTCTGCATTAGGTGTTGTTGGCGTTAATGTAACCATACCACATAAGATTGAAGCAATGAGCCATCTTACAGAGATAGATGAAAAAGCAAAAATGATTGGTGCGGTAAATACCATATTATTCAAGGAGGATGAAAGGCTTGGATTTAATACAGATGGAGAGGGATTTATTGCATCAATTAAGGATTTTAGTTTAAAGGGAAAAAATGTCTTGCTTGTAGGGTGCGGAGGTGCAGGCAGGGCAATTGGTGTATCATTGGCAGATGAGGGTTTAAGCAAATTGTCTATTTCTGATATTTCAAAGGATAGGGAAAATAGCCTTTTTAATTTAATCAAGGATAATTTCAATTGCAATGTAGAAGCCTTTGATGGCAAAGCAGAACTCTATGACCTCATTATAAATGCAAGCCCTTTGGGAATGAAGGAAGATGACCCTATTCCAATTGAACTATCATTTATTCAGAAAGGACAAATTGTCTATGACATTATCTATAATCCACCAAAGACAAGGCTTTTAATTGAGGCAGAAAAAAGGGGAGCAAAAATTATAAATGGCATTGAAATGCTTATCCATCAAGGTGCAAGGTCATTTGAAATTTGGAGCGGCGTTTATCCACCTATTGAAGTGATGAGAAGGGTTATAAGTCAAGAGTCAGGAGGAGGAGATCAGGAGTCAAAATGA
- a CDS encoding flagellar FlbD family protein, with product MIILTRLNGQTFALNPHQIEIIEETPDTVVTLNSGQKYVVKEPLDKLIELIINYRKRLGVVGQEE from the coding sequence ATGATTATTCTTACGAGACTTAATGGTCAAACCTTTGCCCTAAACCCCCATCAAATAGAGATAATCGAAGAAACCCCAGATACTGTAGTCACCCTAAACTCAGGACAAAAGTATGTGGTCAAAGAGCCACTTGACAAACTAATTGAGCTTATAATAAATTATAGAAAAAGATTGGGTGTTGTAGGTCAGGAAGAGTAA
- a CDS encoding flagellar hook-basal body complex protein — MLRSVYSGITGMRINQLWFDVIAGNMANVNTPGFKKSRISFEDLLNQTVSGAMQPTGELGGTNPMQIGLGSRVSVVQVVHSQGTVKETQISTDLLINGDGYFVVSDGTATKYTRAGNFTFDTSGNLINNSNGFKVLGWNAERDSITGQLVIDANNKTKIDTSSALKGIVIDTNDIMSPKVTSEISFSGNINSSTNTAFNSISLNLAKYIKSVVPVSEGGLGITLSNSWDTAGFENTPTGTITLGPEGYTQTFSLGSKPQDLIDAINNNSATTGISIEYSQEDKFVLKVDPDNLRIKEVGGKIVVSETPASGRTGFFTEAKIPTKTYHGSIDAKIEFDHLLDPTDPNNYYLRWKAIDPESSNVISTNAYYYTSDDYGVAPGQVTDELVGYSIGHTTGQDFTTNELVFELDNPDVDPTSLQLYVTDPTTGVETLYSQYKLPAQAGALNGQQLGFYAPPNNSYYFDDNGQTEIIYPYTGTNGDEGGDALNIGRSRNGVDRIIFITSGGTAGPPVVGSKITADYVRNGFNLSSSTVDPTTLQIKVDGATQDRANYTFNNNLGIGGKDQITFFSTTSTEEVVSNSLDVSQPFNRAGFNSATGLVMPNNALTSTITIAWSGGGETWTSAQLQSYGTVADFLAAVTAGVNGKAGTNLISLTYDPVSDRFELENTQGIYVSQSHEEGFLTHAKLPGEGDITSVYLAAYTNPKSREDVVVNSLDLNKIFPKAGFNNGFKDAEPPVPPTARTIQFTWTTSTGVAASWTSADLASYTSVANFIDDVNQAVDMTGGTTLPLGITLRYDSKNDRFTIMNTNSSVTVRQATLDGFLTKTKLLTTGLEAVDVPVSPVSCGGVTTANYNYNKTVEAKGILQLNSDYKAINNFKDTEAVPEVSSSIEVIDGAESVNLAGNWSQFDAGTINGTITIATDSGTYTSREINISNYPTVQSLLNEINASDAKIIIEYDPTTDKFTIKSRTEGARISLSETGTTPFFSEINITLGTVEGGNNNGVMDLITERPTPSDGWSDTTSAAGTGRDFIRLNATSNEVKAESLGTAGSGKPGTQVIKQPIDGDSTDNDPFSPLPSSGAEWTLSLPHGDVDSDTIAVYYADNATPDTPTMLSSSQVTFLDNTGTGGEDQIRITQVGGNPPNSNYIWVDYTRLNAFDLDNPDVDSTTLVLKVNGVIQDVSDFTFQDGSGANGVDRVILDRSYGTGRVEVDYRQVSPLSADVFVPNGNSGPEAIIFTPNTSIDTTYSGYKTSDTGSPVTTSVNSDYIYSVSKQIYDSLGKGWDITYKFEKLSTNRWLWNVLNPSSSDEKFSGYGIAVFDENGDYDKDNSKVFESPSDERTSGTKFKGLLFDPEGSDKGADSVEITADFTKIHQFSVDHSPNASKSNAQISSQDGYTTGKLESKSINSEGVIVGKYTNDQVQNLGQIALATFSNPSGLLKESATLFTETLNSGEALIGKPGESGRGKIQPNQLEMANVDLVEEFTDLIIAQRAFQANSRIIVTDDQILTEIVNMKR, encoded by the coding sequence ATGTTAAGGTCAGTCTATTCAGGGATTACAGGGATGAGGATTAACCAGCTATGGTTTGATGTAATAGCTGGGAATATGGCGAATGTAAATACGCCTGGTTTTAAGAAATCAAGGATTTCCTTTGAGGACTTATTAAACCAGACAGTATCTGGGGCTATGCAGCCAACAGGTGAGCTTGGAGGAACAAATCCAATGCAGATTGGTTTGGGTTCTCGGGTTAGTGTTGTTCAGGTTGTCCATAGCCAGGGAACTGTAAAGGAGACCCAGATTTCAACAGACCTCCTTATAAATGGCGATGGGTATTTTGTTGTCTCTGATGGCACTGCAACTAAATATACAAGGGCGGGAAACTTTACCTTTGACACTTCTGGAAATCTTATAAACAACTCTAATGGTTTTAAGGTATTGGGATGGAATGCAGAGAGGGATTCTATAACAGGTCAGCTAGTAATAGATGCCAACAACAAGACGAAGATTGATACAAGTAGTGCTTTAAAGGGAATTGTGATAGATACAAATGACATTATGAGTCCAAAGGTAACATCAGAGATATCCTTTAGTGGAAACATTAACTCCTCAACAAATACTGCATTTAATTCAATATCTCTTAACCTTGCGAAATATATAAAGAGCGTTGTTCCTGTATCTGAGGGAGGGCTGGGAATTACACTTTCTAATTCTTGGGATACAGCTGGTTTTGAAAATACACCAACCGGAACAATAACACTAGGACCAGAGGGATATACCCAAACATTTTCCTTAGGCTCAAAACCGCAAGACCTAATAGATGCTATAAACAATAATTCTGCAACCACAGGCATTTCTATTGAATATAGCCAAGAGGATAAGTTTGTTTTAAAGGTAGACCCAGATAATTTAAGGATAAAAGAGGTTGGTGGAAAGATTGTTGTCTCTGAGACACCCGCATCTGGAAGGACAGGCTTTTTTACAGAGGCAAAGATTCCAACAAAGACATATCACGGCTCAATTGATGCAAAGATTGAGTTTGATCATCTTTTAGACCCAACAGACCCAAACAACTATTATTTAAGGTGGAAGGCAATAGACCCAGAAAGCAGTAATGTTATTTCAACAAACGCATATTATTATACCTCGGATGACTATGGAGTAGCCCCAGGTCAGGTTACCGATGAACTGGTTGGTTATTCTATAGGACATACAACAGGACAAGATTTTACTACTAATGAGCTTGTCTTTGAGCTTGATAACCCGGATGTTGACCCAACAAGCCTACAATTGTATGTTACAGATCCAACCACAGGGGTAGAAACCCTCTATAGCCAGTATAAGCTTCCTGCACAAGCAGGAGCCCTTAATGGCCAACAATTAGGATTTTATGCTCCCCCAAACAATTCCTACTACTTTGATGACAATGGTCAAACAGAGATAATCTATCCTTATACTGGAACAAATGGCGACGAGGGAGGTGACGCATTAAATATTGGAAGGAGCAGAAACGGTGTTGACAGGATAATATTTATTACATCAGGAGGAACAGCTGGTCCACCTGTTGTAGGTTCAAAGATAACCGCAGACTATGTAAGGAATGGATTTAATCTTTCCTCCTCTACAGTTGATCCAACAACCTTACAAATAAAAGTAGATGGTGCGACACAAGATAGAGCAAATTATACATTTAACAACAATTTAGGTATAGGTGGTAAGGACCAGATAACATTCTTTTCAACCACAAGCACAGAGGAGGTTGTTTCAAATTCCCTTGATGTTTCTCAACCATTTAATAGAGCAGGGTTTAACTCAGCAACAGGTCTTGTAATGCCAAATAATGCTTTAACCTCAACCATAACTATTGCTTGGAGTGGTGGAGGTGAAACATGGACATCTGCCCAGCTTCAAAGCTATGGAACTGTGGCTGACTTTTTAGCCGCAGTTACAGCAGGTGTAAATGGAAAGGCGGGAACAAACCTTATAAGCCTTACCTATGATCCTGTTTCCGATAGGTTTGAACTTGAAAATACTCAAGGTATCTATGTTTCACAGTCTCATGAAGAAGGCTTTTTAACCCATGCAAAGCTTCCAGGTGAGGGAGATATTACCTCAGTCTACCTTGCTGCATATACAAATCCAAAGTCAAGGGAGGATGTTGTGGTTAATAGCCTAGACCTTAATAAGATTTTTCCAAAGGCAGGGTTTAATAATGGGTTTAAGGATGCAGAGCCGCCAGTTCCACCAACCGCAAGAACTATACAATTCACCTGGACAACTTCAACGGGAGTGGCTGCTAGCTGGACATCAGCTGACCTAGCTTCTTATACCTCAGTAGCCAATTTTATTGATGATGTTAATCAGGCGGTTGATATGACAGGAGGAACAACATTGCCACTTGGAATAACATTAAGATATGACTCAAAGAATGATAGGTTTACAATTATGAATACAAACTCATCAGTAACGGTAAGACAGGCAACCCTTGATGGATTTCTAACCAAGACAAAGCTTTTAACTACAGGTCTGGAGGCAGTTGATGTTCCTGTATCGCCAGTCAGTTGTGGAGGGGTTACAACCGCTAACTATAACTACAATAAGACGGTTGAGGCAAAGGGCATTTTACAGCTTAATTCTGACTATAAGGCAATCAACAACTTTAAGGATACAGAGGCAGTGCCTGAGGTTAGCTCAAGCATAGAGGTAATAGATGGAGCAGAGAGTGTCAACCTTGCTGGAAACTGGAGCCAATTTGATGCAGGGACAATAAATGGAACAATAACCATAGCAACAGATTCTGGAACATATACATCCAGAGAGATAAATATATCAAATTATCCAACTGTCCAGTCTTTATTAAATGAGATAAATGCCTCAGATGCCAAAATCATAATAGAATATGACCCAACCACAGATAAATTTACCATAAAGTCAAGGACAGAGGGCGCAAGGATTTCTTTATCTGAAACAGGAACAACACCATTCTTCTCAGAGATAAATATAACATTGGGAACCGTTGAGGGAGGAAATAACAATGGTGTTATGGACCTTATAACAGAAAGGCCAACACCATCTGATGGATGGTCTGATACAACATCTGCGGCTGGAACAGGAAGAGATTTTATTAGGCTAAATGCAACCTCAAATGAGGTAAAGGCTGAAAGCCTTGGAACAGCAGGAAGTGGAAAGCCAGGAACACAGGTTATTAAACAACCCATTGATGGTGATTCAACAGATAATGACCCATTTAGTCCTTTACCTTCTTCAGGAGCAGAATGGACGCTTTCCCTTCCCCATGGAGATGTTGATAGTGATACAATTGCTGTTTATTATGCTGACAACGCCACTCCAGACACTCCTACAATGCTTTCAAGTTCTCAGGTAACATTTTTAGATAATACAGGAACAGGTGGAGAGGATCAAATTAGAATAACACAGGTAGGAGGGAATCCACCAAATAGTAATTATATCTGGGTAGATTATACAAGGCTCAATGCATTTGACCTTGATAACCCAGATGTTGATTCTACAACACTAGTCCTTAAGGTTAATGGTGTTATTCAGGATGTTTCTGACTTTACATTCCAGGATGGTTCAGGTGCAAATGGCGTTGACAGGGTAATCCTTGACAGGTCTTATGGAACAGGAAGGGTTGAGGTTGACTATCGCCAGGTTTCGCCATTATCTGCTGATGTATTTGTTCCAAATGGAAATTCAGGACCAGAAGCTATTATATTTACACCAAATACATCAATTGATACAACATACTCAGGCTATAAGACATCTGATACAGGCTCTCCTGTTACTACAAGTGTAAACAGCGATTATATATATTCTGTCTCAAAACAAATCTATGATAGCCTTGGAAAGGGATGGGATATTACCTATAAATTTGAAAAATTGTCTACCAATAGATGGCTTTGGAATGTTCTAAATCCATCTTCATCTGATGAAAAATTTTCGGGTTATGGAATTGCTGTTTTTGATGAAAATGGAGATTATGATAAGGATAATTCTAAGGTATTTGAATCACCATCTGATGAGAGGACATCGGGAACAAAATTTAAAGGTCTTCTCTTTGATCCAGAGGGAAGTGATAAGGGCGCAGATTCTGTTGAAATAACCGCTGATTTTACAAAGATACATCAGTTTTCTGTTGATCATAGCCCAAATGCCTCAAAGTCTAATGCACAAATTTCCTCTCAGGATGGCTATACAACAGGAAAGCTTGAGTCAAAGAGCATAAATTCAGAGGGTGTAATTGTTGGTAAATATACAAATGACCAGGTTCAGAACCTTGGCCAAATAGCCTTAGCAACATTTTCTAATCCATCAGGCTTACTTAAAGAATCAGCTACCCTCTTTACTGAAACCCTAAATTCAGGAGAGGCGCTAATTGGAAAACCAGGTGAGAGTGGAAGGGGTAAAATCCAACCTAATCAGCTTGAGATGGCAAATGTTGACCTTGTTGAGGAATTTACAGACCTTATTATTGCCCAGCGTGCATTTCAGGCAAATTCTCGTATAATTGTAACAGACGACCAGATATTGACAGAAATAGTCAATATGAAGAGGTAG
- a CDS encoding nicotinamide-nucleotide amidohydrolase family protein, with amino-acid sequence MTEVRIFRTIGLKEDRIKRTLEDITKWGKAVSIGLKSTGFGVDIELIVSSDNEAVASSLTKSASDNIKKRLGDSIYGTSNDETLEKVLGYILYLKKLTLAIAESCTGGFASHLITNVSGASSYFKGGIIAYANEIKIGLLGVSKKTIERYGSVSKKTAEEMAIGVKKVFNVDLGLSITGIAGPSGGSQEKPIGLVYIGLARQDEIIVKDFLFSGEREQIKEQASYYAIDLVRRTLIR; translated from the coding sequence ATGACAGAAGTAAGGATTTTTAGGACAATTGGCTTAAAAGAGGATAGGATAAAGAGGACATTAGAGGATATTACAAAATGGGGAAAGGCTGTATCCATTGGGCTTAAAAGCACAGGGTTTGGCGTTGATATAGAGCTTATTGTCTCATCAGATAATGAGGCTGTGGCTTCCTCACTAACAAAGTCTGCATCTGATAATATAAAAAAGCGCCTCGGTGATTCTATATATGGGACAAGCAACGATGAGACATTAGAAAAGGTTTTAGGCTACATCCTTTACCTTAAAAAGCTTACACTAGCCATTGCTGAGTCTTGCACAGGTGGCTTTGCCTCACATCTCATTACAAATGTTTCAGGGGCATCATCTTATTTTAAGGGTGGAATAATCGCTTATGCCAATGAGATAAAGATAGGTCTCCTTGGGGTTTCAAAAAAGACAATAGAAAGATATGGTTCGGTTTCCAAAAAAACAGCAGAAGAAATGGCTATTGGTGTAAAAAAGGTCTTTAATGTAGACCTAGGGCTTTCAATTACAGGGATTGCTGGTCCTTCTGGAGGAAGCCAGGAAAAACCAATTGGTCTTGTTTATATTGGTTTAGCAAGGCAGGATGAAATAATTGTAAAAGATTTCTTGTTTTCTGGGGAAAGGGAACAAATAAAAGAACAAGCCTCTTACTATGCCATTGATTTGGTAAGAAGAACCCTCATTAGATAA
- a CDS encoding flagellar hook capping FlgD N-terminal domain-containing protein, with product MNGVSGVSGVGSLAIQKMGLGRDDFLKLLTAEMQNQNPLEPLENKEFIAQLATFSTLEQMISLNDSFTNFMNINSKAGVLSVLGKQVSVKISDTQTITGMVEEVYYDKNNKPYIKVIDNLGNITETAFENIVSVKMEPEVGPYSGGPPPV from the coding sequence ATGAATGGAGTTTCGGGTGTTAGTGGCGTAGGGAGCTTGGCAATCCAGAAGATGGGTTTAGGAAGGGATGACTTTCTTAAGCTTCTGACAGCTGAAATGCAAAATCAAAACCCATTAGAGCCATTAGAAAATAAGGAATTTATTGCCCAACTTGCCACATTTTCTACTTTAGAGCAAATGATTAGCCTTAATGACAGCTTTACAAACTTTATGAATATCAATTCAAAGGCAGGTGTGCTTTCTGTTTTAGGAAAACAGGTAAGTGTAAAAATCTCTGATACCCAAACCATCACTGGAATGGTGGAAGAGGTATATTATGATAAAAATAATAAGCCTTATATTAAGGTAATTGATAATTTAGGAAATATTACCGAGACAGCATTTGAGAATATTGTCTCGGTGAAAATGGAACCTGAGGTTGGTCCTTATTCAGGTGGTCCTCCTCCAGTATGA